From the Manis javanica isolate MJ-LG chromosome 13, MJ_LKY, whole genome shotgun sequence genome, one window contains:
- the GJB7 gene encoding gap junction beta-7 protein yields the protein MSWLFLRDLLSGVNEHSAETGRVWLVAVCILRVLVYVATAKQVWKDEQKDFECNVRQPGCENVCFDYFFPISQARLWALQLIVVSTPSLLVVLHAASCEGREKRPRERLSVGPGRRGGGLWCAHLVSLLVRTGLEIGFLVLFYKLYDGFSVPHLVKCDLKPCPSTVECFISKPTEKTVFTLFLVVSSGLCVVLNITELSFLVLKWLIKYWLQKYPKRLRSSAWERRNLRSPNRAELGAPALLQDHREDSAGSPPRGMEQSYRVPHEG from the coding sequence ATGAGCTGGTTGTTCCTCAGAGACCTCCTGAGTGGAGTCAATGAACACTCAGCGGAGACGGGGCGGGTTTGGCTTGTGGCTGTGTGCATCCTCCGTGTGCTGGTCTACGTGGCGACAGCAAAGCAGGTGTGGAAAGATGAGCAGAAGGACTTTGAGTGCAACGTCAGACAGCCCGGTTGTGAAAATGTGTGCTTTGACTACTTCTTCCCCATCTCCCAGGCCAGACTCTGGGCCTTACAGCTGATCGTGGTCTCCACACCTTCCCTTCTGGTGGTTCTGCATGCAGCCTCCTGCGAGGGTAGAGAGAAAAGGCCCAGAGAGAGACTCTCCGTCGGCCCGGGTAGGAGGGGCGGGGGCCTGTGGTGCGCTCACCTGGTCAGCCTCCTGGTTAGAACTGGTTTGGAAATCGGCTTCCTGGTTTTATTTTACAAGCTGTACGATGGGTTCAGTGTTCCCCACCTCGTGAAGTGTGACTTGAAGCCTTGCCCCAGCACTGTGGAGTGCTTCATCTCTAAACCCACCGAGAAAACCGTCTTCACCCTCTTCTTGGTGGTCAGCTCAGGCCTGTGCGTTGTGTTGAATATCACTGAACTGAGCTTTTTGGTTCTCAAGTGGCTGATTAAGTACTGGCTTCAAAAATACCCTAAAAGACTCAGGTCTTCAGCGTGGGAGCGCCGCAACCTCAGGTCCCCCAACCGCGCTGAGCTAGGGGCCCCGGCCCTGCTGCAGGACCACCGTGAGGACTCCGCTGGGAGCCCGCCCCGCGGAATGGAGCAGAGCTACCGCGTGCCGCACGAGGGTTAG